The Phragmites australis chromosome 1, lpPhrAust1.1, whole genome shotgun sequence genomic interval ACGACGTCCTTTTTCTTGTTTTGCAACGGCCATCGTATCTCCAAACGGAGTCGGGAGTATTTCAAAACATCGAGGCATCGAGCAACTCGTGTGTTTGATCCGTCTATAAGTTTAATACAATCCTAAAGCAGCCCAAGTCCCtcaaagagataaaaaaaaaggagcccAAGTGGCATAAACAGCGGCAATTACACCGTGCATCAAAAGTGCACAAAAAAGGTGTTTCGCTCTATTCTTCATATCACTCTCCAGGAGAAATTTAACTAGTATCCTCTAGAGTAAAAGGAGGAACATGCTCAAACTGGCATATAAATATAGTTCCACACCTTGAACCACCATCCAATCAaagcaataaataaataaatggatAGCTATCTACACCGAAGCATGCTATGTGCATTGTATTATTGTAGTAATTTGTACCGAGAACATATATATCTTACGAAATTCATTTCATCGCTAAAAGTTTCAAAAGCTGCACTTCAGTTTCCAGACTGTAAGAAATTAGACAAGCGAAACCATGCCAGTCCTCTAAAACGACATATAACTAAAGCTCATAGCAGATTCTTCTGGGCAAGTAATACCCCCACTGCTGTACATAGGACAACAGAGAACAGGCCATCTCTAGATCTCAAACGTTCCTTCCATGTTAAGGGCTCAGAGACTTTCCTCAACACTTCTTGGAACTGTTCTTTGGTCTCATCCAGTGAGCCAGAATTGTCAATCACTATGTCCGCTTCCGACTTCTTCCAGTCAAGTGCAAGTTGCGCATTTATCCTGTTCCGAGCTTGTTCTTCAGAGGACCCATCTCTTGATATGAGCCTCTCAATCTGGGTCTCTGGATTAACCCATACAACAATGACTGGATTTGTCCATCTATCCATCTTTGTCTCAAACAACAGGGGGATGTCAAGGATGATAACCTTACATCCTTTCATCCATAGTTTTGCTATCTCCCAGAAAATGCCAGAAGAAATATGTGGTGCCAGAAGACTGAAAGTACCCAAGAAGTTATAGAGGAAACAATATGCTATTAGTAGCGCTGTCACTAAAATGCCATCTACTGATAAAAGAAGAACAGACGATTTATTTAACTGAACAATTATGCCTATTATAACAGAATAAACATCCAACAAATGCCACTAATAAGGAATCATTATGATCTCAAGCGCTACTCATGAGAAGCTATATAAGCGAAAAGAAGAGGGCAGACAAGTACCGCAATTGATTATAGCATCTTTAATGTAGTTACTTTCATTTTCTCAAGTAGTGTAGCTAAAGTAAGTCTTGTCATATTTAATGATTAGTGAATCAAATAAAGCTCAACATAATTCAGCACATACTGTTGGTATGAATAGAAATATATAAACAAACGATGACATTTTTTTAActtctacaaaaaaaaaaaagttgagcaTTTGATGCAAGAAATAGGTGATATGTTCTTCGTTTTAGTGATTAGTGTGTAGAAAAAAGTGACTGAAAGATGatgaaatattttaatttagtgAAAAATGTACCGGTTTAGAAGTTGACGTTTTGACGGGTCAGAAAATACAATTTGTCCTAAGCGAGCTCTGTCAATTTCCCCATTTTCCAATAAAATGTCATTCCCAAAGGCTTTTACAATCTTC includes:
- the LOC133912031 gene encoding dephospho-CoA kinase translates to MRLVGLTGGIASGKSTVSNLFKDAGVPVVDADIVARDVVRKGTGGWKKIVKAFGNDILLENGEIDRARLGQIVFSDPSKRQLLNRLLAPHISSGIFWEIAKLWMKGCKVIILDIPLLFETKMDRWTNPVIVVWVNPETQIERLISRDGSSEEQARNRINAQLALDWKKSEADIVIDNSGSLDETKEQFQEVLRKVSEPLTWKERLRSRDGLFSVVLCTAVGVLLAQKNLL